A genomic segment from Thermotoga neapolitana DSM 4359 encodes:
- a CDS encoding NAD(P)/FAD-dependent oxidoreductase: MRYIVVGSGPAGLNAIEAIRELDKDGEILLTTAEKYVGYSRPLITYLLGRKVTEEKMYYRTEDYLKEMGVSIKPATRVERVIPKEKVVVTSTGEKIAYDKLLLAVGGKPFVPKIEGLEGKEGVFTFTTWEDEERVERYIKENDVREAVVLGGGLIGLKTTEALMELGVKVTIVELADRILSVTFDKKASEIITNALKKEGCDVITNDTIVAVKGEGSVSSVVLKSGKEIPTRLLIIAIGVRPNVDFLKDSGIEINRGIVVNEKMETSEKDIYAAGDCTEFYDLIDGQRKTIAIWPVAVAQGRVAGYNMAGGNVRYPGGIPMNSVELAGIPTISVGHTNVEGDEYEILTYEEGNTYKKMVIKDNKLIGAVLVNDIDRAGIYTGLILQKMDVSSFKDKLLDENFGLVYLPKEFRKKMLEGEVKIWLE, from the coding sequence ATGAGGTACATTGTGGTTGGCTCAGGACCTGCCGGTTTGAATGCGATAGAGGCGATCAGAGAACTCGACAAAGACGGAGAGATTCTCCTCACCACAGCGGAAAAGTACGTTGGGTACTCCAGACCCCTCATCACCTACCTCCTTGGAAGGAAAGTGACGGAAGAAAAGATGTACTACAGAACAGAGGACTACCTGAAGGAAATGGGAGTTTCAATAAAGCCTGCCACCAGGGTAGAACGGGTGATTCCCAAAGAAAAGGTAGTTGTAACCAGCACGGGGGAAAAGATAGCATACGATAAACTCCTTCTTGCCGTCGGTGGAAAACCCTTCGTTCCGAAGATAGAGGGCCTTGAGGGAAAGGAAGGAGTTTTCACCTTCACCACCTGGGAAGACGAAGAAAGAGTAGAAAGATACATAAAGGAAAACGACGTGAGAGAAGCCGTTGTACTCGGTGGAGGATTGATCGGTCTCAAAACAACAGAGGCTCTGATGGAACTCGGAGTGAAGGTGACCATCGTTGAACTTGCAGACAGGATTCTCTCTGTTACGTTCGACAAAAAAGCTTCCGAGATCATCACCAACGCTTTGAAAAAAGAAGGATGCGATGTGATCACAAACGACACCATCGTAGCGGTAAAAGGTGAAGGCTCAGTTTCTTCCGTCGTCCTGAAAAGTGGAAAAGAAATCCCCACCAGACTTCTCATCATCGCCATAGGCGTTAGACCGAACGTGGATTTTCTCAAAGATTCCGGTATAGAAATAAACAGAGGCATCGTGGTGAACGAAAAAATGGAAACAAGCGAAAAAGATATCTACGCCGCGGGAGATTGTACAGAGTTCTACGATCTGATCGACGGCCAGCGAAAGACGATAGCCATCTGGCCCGTTGCCGTCGCCCAGGGAAGAGTAGCAGGCTACAACATGGCAGGAGGAAATGTAAGATACCCCGGTGGTATTCCCATGAACTCTGTCGAACTTGCAGGAATTCCCACCATATCTGTTGGACACACCAACGTCGAAGGTGATGAGTACGAAATCCTCACCTACGAGGAAGGAAACACCTACAAGAAGATGGTCATAAAAGACAATAAACTCATAGGTGCCGTCCTTGTCAACGATATAGACAGGGCAGGAATCTACACGGGACTCATTCTTCAGAAGATGGATGTGTCTTCTTTCAAGGACAAACTCCTCGACGAAAACTTCGGTCTTGTGTACCTGCCGAAGGAGTTCAGAAAGAAGATGCTGGAGGGGGAAGTAAAGATATGGTTAGAATAG
- a CDS encoding ROK family transcriptional regulator, producing the protein MLRKENKLKVLKHILENGKVTRGDLSNELELAQSTLSYIIDELNEENFLLIEEVKSKKGRPYQVLSVNPERFSVIGVKVGREEVHGVLFNASLNPIREHRVSILAPMRSNEGYTRALRETVENLFSENLLGIGICSSGLVRDHQVVVSHVMNVRNWNLRDVLGDFERVVVMNDADALCREVSQRIGSDFLLISYGIGIGASLFRNGRIEHLEMGHMIVSSEGKCYCGQTGCLEYHSSEYAVLKSYLGSEIDFEDFISNEEEKYRPFIEELRKKVRENFEAVRKHYEKAFRNLSVAVGDVVMSTGVSRVFLAGEGAVSEDIAKLLEKMVKERFNKEFVDDVEFHLASANWMLGAARAVVEEYLSDILK; encoded by the coding sequence TTGCTTCGAAAAGAGAACAAGTTGAAGGTTCTAAAACACATACTGGAAAATGGAAAGGTTACCCGGGGTGATCTTTCAAATGAGCTGGAACTTGCCCAAAGCACGCTGAGTTACATCATCGATGAATTGAATGAAGAAAACTTTCTCTTAATCGAGGAAGTCAAATCAAAAAAAGGAAGACCTTATCAGGTTTTGAGTGTGAATCCTGAAAGATTCAGTGTGATCGGAGTGAAAGTTGGTCGAGAGGAAGTGCACGGTGTGCTTTTCAACGCATCACTGAATCCCATCAGGGAACACAGGGTGAGTATTCTTGCACCAATGAGAAGCAACGAGGGTTACACGAGGGCACTCAGAGAAACGGTTGAGAATCTTTTTTCGGAGAACTTGCTTGGAATAGGTATCTGCTCTTCTGGACTGGTGAGAGATCATCAAGTGGTTGTATCTCATGTGATGAACGTGAGAAACTGGAACCTGAGAGATGTTCTGGGAGATTTTGAAAGAGTAGTTGTCATGAACGATGCCGATGCTCTGTGTCGTGAGGTTTCTCAAAGGATAGGCTCAGACTTTCTCCTCATAAGTTACGGAATAGGAATAGGTGCCAGTCTTTTCAGAAACGGTAGGATCGAGCACCTGGAAATGGGGCACATGATAGTGTCGTCCGAAGGAAAATGTTACTGTGGGCAGACAGGATGTCTGGAATATCATTCGTCTGAGTATGCAGTTTTGAAATCTTATCTTGGATCGGAAATCGATTTTGAGGATTTTATCTCAAACGAAGAGGAAAAATACAGACCCTTCATCGAGGAGTTGAGAAAAAAGGTAAGAGAGAACTTCGAAGCGGTGAGAAAACACTACGAAAAAGCCTTCAGAAATCTTTCTGTTGCCGTGGGTGATGTTGTGATGAGTACTGGTGTTTCTCGAGTCTTTCTTGCAGGAGAGGGAGCTGTGAGCGAAGACATAGCGAAACTGCTGGAGAAGATGGTTAAAGAACGGTTCAACAAAGAATTCGTGGACGACGTGGAATTTCATCTGGCGAGTGCGAACTGGATGCTCGGCGCGGCTCGGGCGGTTGTTGAAGAATACCTTTCCGATATTCTAAAATGA
- a CDS encoding glycosyltransferase, with the protein MDARLRERNIEEYWPVIGEEVDEIKKLAEPLKGMKVLHVNATAYGGGVAEILHNLVPLMRSVGLDARWRVLEAPDEFFNVTKKFHNTLQGADIEITEEEWDLYERVCQENTKLIQDEEILVIHDPQPAAVRKYLDLNDRKWLWRCHIDLSTPNMTVWKRFFRYLEGYDKLIFHLEEYFPEGWKEKSVAFPPSIDPLSEKNSDLDEDFIKTTLERLEIDPKRPLITVVARFDPWKDLFSAIDVYRIVKEEISDVQLAIVSAMATDDPEGWFFYEKVLRYAGVDEDIKFCTNLKGVGNKEVNAIQRATTVALHTAIREGFGLVISEALYKKVPVVARPVGGVKIQVKHGENGYLAWEKEKLAEYVIRLIKDENLRKKMGENGKRTVVENFIITVHLKNYLKTFLNLLG; encoded by the coding sequence ATGGACGCCAGGTTGAGAGAGAGAAACATAGAAGAATACTGGCCGGTGATAGGTGAAGAGGTGGACGAGATCAAAAAACTTGCTGAACCACTGAAAGGAATGAAAGTACTCCATGTGAACGCAACTGCCTATGGAGGCGGAGTGGCGGAGATTCTGCACAATCTTGTTCCTCTGATGAGATCTGTTGGTCTTGATGCAAGATGGAGGGTTCTGGAAGCACCGGATGAATTTTTCAATGTCACCAAGAAATTCCATAACACCCTTCAGGGAGCGGATATAGAAATCACAGAAGAAGAGTGGGATCTCTACGAAAGGGTATGTCAGGAAAACACTAAGTTGATTCAGGACGAAGAAATACTAGTGATACACGACCCGCAGCCAGCGGCGGTGAGGAAATACCTGGATTTGAACGATAGAAAATGGCTCTGGAGATGTCATATTGACCTTTCGACACCGAACATGACCGTCTGGAAAAGATTTTTCCGGTACCTGGAAGGATACGACAAACTGATCTTTCATCTGGAAGAGTATTTCCCGGAGGGATGGAAAGAAAAAAGCGTTGCATTTCCACCGAGCATAGATCCACTGAGTGAGAAAAACAGCGATCTCGATGAGGATTTCATAAAAACAACCCTTGAAAGGCTTGAGATAGACCCAAAAAGACCCCTCATAACAGTTGTGGCAAGGTTTGATCCGTGGAAGGATCTTTTCAGCGCTATAGACGTGTACAGAATTGTGAAAGAAGAAATTTCCGATGTTCAACTTGCCATTGTGTCTGCTATGGCAACCGATGATCCGGAAGGATGGTTTTTCTACGAAAAAGTGCTCCGCTACGCAGGGGTTGACGAAGATATAAAGTTCTGTACCAACCTGAAAGGAGTTGGAAACAAAGAGGTCAATGCCATTCAAAGGGCCACAACCGTGGCGCTTCACACAGCGATAAGAGAAGGGTTCGGCCTTGTGATAAGTGAAGCACTTTACAAGAAAGTTCCGGTTGTGGCAAGACCTGTTGGAGGGGTTAAGATACAGGTGAAGCACGGAGAAAACGGTTACCTTGCATGGGAAAAGGAAAAACTGGCAGAATATGTGATAAGGCTTATAAAAGATGAGAATTTGCGGAAGAAGATGGGAGAAAACGGAAAAAGAACCGTCGTTGAGAACTTCATCATCACCGTACATCTCAAGAATTACCTGAAGACTTTCCTGAACCTTCTGGGGTGA
- a CDS encoding ABC transporter permease — protein MEILKEVLRSLLANKMRTFLSMLGIVIGVTAVIMVMSLGAGMRESVTERLTSLGSNIIMVTPGFIGGRGGTIAQSVESLSEEDVSDILSMCPSVDRAIGLVNGNFLVQYRETNSRANVYAAPYEIFQILNLKVSSGRTFTEEDSAANVAIIGQEIAYNLFENENPVGKKIYLVQGNRKLVFEIIGVFERTGSILMFNPDNMILIPYETGKFRVFQTHGNISMILATSKSPQVAQRAVMEIDHLLYTKFHEEESYYNIISQQAILNVVSESVSIINLVLVAIAAVSLVVGGIGIMNIMLVSVVERTREIGIKMAIGASRIRILMEFLVESVVITFVAGAIGVALGILGSNTIVNTFGSSYGLKAFVDPFSVIIAFGVSASVGLFFGFYPAYRASRLSPIEALRYE, from the coding sequence ATGGAGATACTTAAAGAGGTTCTGAGATCGCTGCTTGCCAACAAAATGAGAACGTTTCTTTCCATGCTCGGTATCGTGATCGGTGTGACCGCCGTCATCATGGTCATGTCCCTCGGTGCCGGGATGAGAGAAAGTGTGACCGAAAGACTCACATCACTGGGTTCGAACATCATCATGGTCACACCAGGTTTTATTGGAGGAAGAGGAGGAACAATAGCCCAGTCCGTGGAATCTCTCAGTGAAGAGGATGTTTCAGATATTCTGAGCATGTGTCCAAGTGTTGACAGGGCGATCGGTCTTGTGAATGGAAATTTCCTCGTCCAGTACAGAGAAACAAATTCAAGGGCAAACGTCTATGCGGCACCTTATGAGATATTTCAGATACTGAATCTCAAGGTGTCCTCGGGCAGAACGTTTACAGAGGAAGACAGTGCTGCCAACGTGGCCATCATCGGTCAGGAAATAGCCTACAACCTCTTTGAAAATGAAAACCCGGTGGGGAAAAAGATCTACCTTGTTCAGGGAAACAGAAAACTCGTCTTTGAGATCATCGGTGTCTTCGAGAGAACCGGTAGTATCCTCATGTTCAACCCGGACAACATGATTCTCATTCCTTATGAAACTGGAAAGTTCAGGGTTTTCCAGACCCACGGAAACATCTCGATGATCCTTGCAACGAGTAAATCACCGCAGGTTGCTCAAAGGGCCGTTATGGAAATAGACCATCTGCTTTACACCAAATTCCATGAAGAAGAAAGTTACTACAACATCATCAGTCAGCAAGCCATCCTCAACGTTGTGTCCGAAAGTGTTTCCATCATCAACCTCGTTCTTGTTGCAATCGCTGCCGTATCACTGGTTGTTGGTGGAATAGGCATCATGAACATCATGCTGGTATCCGTTGTTGAAAGAACAAGGGAAATAGGCATAAAGATGGCAATAGGTGCCTCAAGGATCAGAATTCTCATGGAATTTCTTGTGGAAAGCGTTGTTATCACCTTCGTTGCCGGTGCTATAGGAGTTGCCCTGGGAATACTTGGATCAAACACGATCGTCAACACCTTTGGAAGCTCCTACGGATTGAAAGCCTTCGTTGATCCCTTTTCTGTGATCATCGCTTTTGGTGTCTCCGCGAGCGTTGGGTTGTTCTTCGGGTTCTATCCTGCATACAGGGCCTCCAGACTGAGCCCAATAGAGGCTTTGAGGTACGAATGA
- a CDS encoding ABC transporter ATP-binding protein: protein MKKVMELVDVWKVYDLGEVKVEALRGVSFEVFQGEYVIIIGPSGSGKSTLLHILGCLDRPTKGKVLIEGEDVSKMSDRKLAQVRNRKIGFVFQSYNLLPRLNALENVELPMIYAGVPARERRKRAKELLELVGLGDRLHHRPNQLSGGQQQRVAIARALANDPVFILADEPTGNLDTKTGEEILELFRKLHEMGKTLVVVTHNLEMVDEGTCIVRIRDGRIEDVERRGVVYGDT, encoded by the coding sequence ATGAAGAAGGTGATGGAACTCGTCGACGTATGGAAGGTCTACGACCTTGGAGAAGTGAAGGTTGAAGCCCTTCGGGGAGTTTCTTTCGAGGTCTTTCAGGGAGAGTACGTGATCATAATAGGGCCTTCTGGAAGTGGAAAGTCCACACTCCTTCACATACTGGGCTGTCTCGATCGACCGACGAAGGGAAAGGTTCTCATCGAGGGTGAAGACGTATCAAAAATGAGTGACAGAAAACTCGCCCAGGTTCGAAACAGAAAAATTGGATTTGTCTTTCAAAGTTACAACCTTCTTCCTCGTCTCAACGCCCTGGAGAATGTGGAACTTCCCATGATATACGCGGGAGTTCCGGCAAGAGAAAGGAGAAAACGGGCAAAAGAACTTCTGGAACTTGTCGGACTTGGTGATCGACTCCATCACCGTCCAAACCAGCTCTCAGGTGGTCAGCAGCAAAGAGTGGCGATAGCAAGAGCTCTGGCAAACGATCCCGTTTTCATTCTTGCAGACGAGCCAACAGGAAATCTCGACACAAAAACAGGAGAGGAAATCCTGGAACTCTTCAGAAAACTTCACGAGATGGGCAAGACCCTGGTTGTTGTCACTCACAATCTTGAGATGGTAGACGAAGGAACGTGTATCGTGAGAATAAGGGACGGAAGAATAGAAGATGTAGAGCGCCGAGGTGTTGTGTATGGAGATACTTAA
- a CDS encoding efflux RND transporter periplasmic adaptor subunit, with translation MKKWITLLIIAILVVLLIVVIFLNRASAQSVSERTATSTQLPVYLTYTVTKENETVEIVGQVTADTRSVASKVSGDVLELYVQEGDYVQSGQRIAKIDDTDYQIEYLSALNNYKTSPTEINRLNLEVAKKNLENTIVTSPVNGVVQSVDVSEGDRVSVGTAIVEIVETDTLRVEGSIDEYDLKNVKEGMKAVFTFEQLGLTLTGKVKRISPVAETSGGVTVIPVEFSFDQTPPEIVIPGLTCNVEIIIREATSSFFVPKEAVRQDQNGYYVMKQTSEGPQKVYVEIGEEVNEKIEIKKGVSEGDVLLLVPSQEEIQRLRTRQGLPVFGPGGGRAR, from the coding sequence TTGAAAAAGTGGATAACGCTCCTGATCATAGCGATACTGGTGGTTCTTCTAATAGTTGTGATCTTCCTGAACAGAGCCAGTGCCCAGAGTGTCTCCGAAAGAACAGCCACTTCCACACAACTTCCTGTCTATCTCACCTACACCGTGACGAAGGAAAATGAAACCGTTGAGATCGTAGGACAGGTCACAGCCGATACCAGAAGCGTTGCTTCCAAGGTCTCTGGGGATGTTCTGGAACTCTACGTTCAGGAAGGAGATTACGTTCAGTCTGGCCAGAGGATAGCAAAGATAGACGACACAGATTATCAGATCGAGTACCTTTCTGCCCTGAACAACTACAAAACATCTCCCACCGAGATCAACAGGTTGAATCTGGAAGTAGCAAAAAAGAACCTTGAAAACACCATCGTGACTTCTCCTGTGAACGGTGTGGTCCAGTCCGTCGATGTATCCGAAGGTGATAGGGTCTCTGTTGGAACAGCCATTGTCGAAATTGTGGAAACCGACACTTTGAGAGTGGAAGGTTCTATAGATGAATACGATTTGAAGAACGTCAAAGAAGGAATGAAAGCTGTTTTCACCTTCGAACAACTTGGACTCACCTTGACCGGAAAGGTGAAGAGAATCAGTCCCGTTGCGGAAACCTCAGGTGGTGTCACTGTGATACCCGTTGAGTTTTCTTTCGATCAAACACCACCTGAAATTGTGATCCCGGGACTCACCTGCAACGTGGAGATCATCATAAGAGAAGCCACCAGTTCTTTCTTTGTTCCCAAAGAAGCAGTAAGACAAGATCAAAACGGATACTACGTGATGAAACAAACATCCGAGGGACCACAGAAGGTGTACGTGGAGATCGGAGAGGAAGTGAACGAAAAAATAGAGATCAAAAAAGGTGTATCTGAGGGAGATGTTCTCCTTCTTGTTCCATCTCAGGAGGAGATTCAAAGGCTGAGGACAAGACAAGGACTTCCGGTGTTTGGCCCCGGAGGAGGCCGAGCAAGATGA
- a CDS encoding TolC family protein → MKRFLLLFLVFPVFLAGNVFDLFEENMNRSSDYWSAVESFKEKDLSYRQYTSFWNPEVSVSLGTNGIIITEDGVQNFSVIPRVNFVNIYGFKLGLSFPISVNMKDWSANFEGTQLSVSRGLKEDYMVSRLQAEASYLSALYSLKSVKNSIFIQTIQDVFDWYYYTRKIEILSQRLQVLREKLSKTVDEDEKESLEKQILSVEQTLRNTKLNLEAIHEGINEEIYRETKELLSNITLPATTLEHREDLKALEIQKKAEEIKKKTWFLPYLPDLTFSFNYDFEKSTWSIGIGLQLTLWDFGERKLEAEKRKFQIVSLEYEEKIKEINDSINKSLTSIDNLRSQMKQEDIELNDLREVYETNRQLFEKGFLSEEDFILSELDYTEGKLTMENLENSLILEKLKYISTLGYDLEKFLKEGDLN, encoded by the coding sequence ATGAAAAGGTTCCTTCTGTTGTTTCTTGTTTTTCCTGTTTTTCTTGCAGGAAACGTGTTCGATCTGTTTGAAGAAAACATGAACAGATCATCAGACTACTGGTCCGCCGTTGAATCTTTCAAAGAGAAAGATCTCTCCTACAGGCAGTACACGAGTTTCTGGAATCCGGAGGTTTCTGTTTCGCTTGGAACAAATGGAATCATCATAACAGAGGATGGTGTTCAGAATTTCTCCGTGATTCCCAGAGTAAACTTTGTGAACATATATGGATTTAAACTCGGACTTTCCTTTCCAATCTCGGTGAACATGAAGGATTGGTCAGCCAATTTTGAAGGAACGCAGTTGAGTGTTTCAAGAGGCCTCAAAGAAGACTACATGGTGAGCAGGTTGCAGGCTGAGGCAAGTTACCTTTCTGCACTGTACTCTCTGAAATCTGTGAAAAACAGCATCTTCATCCAGACGATCCAGGATGTGTTTGACTGGTACTACTACACAAGAAAGATAGAGATCCTCTCACAGAGGCTTCAGGTACTGAGAGAAAAACTCAGCAAGACAGTCGATGAAGATGAAAAAGAATCCCTGGAAAAGCAGATCCTCTCAGTCGAGCAAACTCTGAGAAACACAAAACTGAATCTGGAGGCCATTCACGAAGGTATAAACGAAGAGATCTACAGAGAGACAAAAGAACTTTTGTCAAACATCACACTCCCTGCCACTACATTAGAACACAGAGAGGATCTGAAGGCACTTGAGATACAGAAAAAGGCAGAAGAAATCAAAAAAAAGACATGGTTTTTACCGTATCTTCCAGATCTGACCTTTTCCTTCAACTACGATTTTGAAAAAAGCACCTGGTCGATAGGAATCGGCCTACAACTCACCCTCTGGGATTTTGGAGAAAGAAAACTGGAGGCAGAAAAAAGGAAATTTCAGATTGTTTCGCTGGAGTACGAAGAGAAAATTAAGGAAATAAACGATTCGATAAACAAGTCACTGACAAGCATTGACAACCTCCGATCTCAGATGAAACAGGAAGATATCGAGTTGAACGATCTCAGAGAGGTTTACGAAACGAACAGGCAACTGTTTGAGAAAGGCTTTTTGAGTGAAGAAGATTTCATCCTTTCAGAACTCGATTACACGGAAGGAAAACTCACCATGGAAAACCTGGAAAATTCGCTGATTCTGGAAAAACTGAAATACATAAGCACCCTGGGATACGATCTTGAGAAATTTCTCAAGGAAGGTGATCTGAATTGA
- a CDS encoding TolC family protein codes for MKNLFVALVLVVSVAGFSASLNDVLQTALASSTDYQIAQIDLETATMDYEKAKLEATNRKSELSAELSYYNNLQNYRSSLKSVYQDVLGRIFDLLIAEVSYESAQINFENAQEDHRTNQELFKKNLISENDLKDSELTLEEASNNLLSAKYDLDEAKKNYEELFSVEASEIELPLVDFHDLVSEDEYLDNLLSVKIAETNMKIAEYDLNNLSAAASKYERRTAELAYQKAKMNYEKTLKEAKDTYRSTINSLEVMLSNLKVLKERIDLNESILKDYQDRYEKGLISKKELNAQKINLLNARKNYLNSLQNYYNTIITLLIDAGKDVSF; via the coding sequence ATGAAAAATCTCTTTGTTGCCCTGGTGCTGGTTGTTTCCGTGGCTGGTTTTTCTGCTTCCCTGAACGATGTTCTTCAAACTGCACTTGCAAGTAGCACAGACTATCAAATCGCCCAGATCGATCTGGAAACAGCAACAATGGATTATGAAAAAGCCAAACTTGAAGCAACAAATAGGAAATCAGAACTTTCCGCAGAACTCAGCTACTACAACAACCTGCAGAACTACAGAAGCTCGTTGAAATCAGTTTACCAGGATGTCCTTGGAAGAATCTTCGATCTTCTGATCGCCGAAGTTTCCTATGAGAGCGCACAGATAAACTTCGAAAATGCCCAGGAAGATCACAGAACGAACCAGGAACTCTTCAAAAAGAACCTCATTTCGGAGAACGATCTGAAAGACTCCGAACTCACCCTTGAGGAAGCAAGTAACAACCTTCTTTCTGCAAAGTATGATCTCGACGAGGCAAAGAAAAACTACGAAGAGCTCTTCAGCGTGGAGGCAAGCGAGATAGAACTTCCACTGGTAGACTTCCACGATCTTGTGAGCGAAGATGAATATCTGGACAACCTTCTTTCTGTAAAGATCGCAGAGACGAACATGAAGATCGCAGAGTACGACCTCAACAACCTCTCCGCCGCCGCTTCTAAGTATGAAAGAAGAACTGCAGAACTGGCTTACCAGAAGGCAAAGATGAACTACGAAAAGACGTTGAAAGAGGCAAAAGATACCTACAGAAGCACCATCAACTCTCTTGAAGTTATGCTTTCAAATCTCAAAGTTCTGAAGGAGAGGATAGATCTCAACGAATCCATTTTGAAAGACTACCAGGACAGGTACGAAAAGGGCCTTATCTCGAAGAAAGAACTGAACGCTCAAAAGATCAATCTTCTCAATGCAAGAAAAAATTACCTGAATTCGCTTCAAAACTACTACAACACGATCATAACTCTCCTCATAGATGCTGGAAAAGACGTCTCTTTCTGA
- the ilvA gene encoding threonine ammonia-lyase gives MVALRDIREAQEILKGVVHRTALTYSSVLSEISGGEIYLKMENLQKTGAFKIRGAYNKIAHLGEEERKKGVVAASAGNHAQGVALAAKIFGIPATIVMPRYAPLSKVTRTKKLGAQVILEGDVFDEAYEAALRIQERTGAVFVHPFNDPHVIAGQGTIGLEIMEDLPDVDMIVVPVGGGGLISGISIAVKSINPNVRIVGVQTENMPSMIASLKRGRIEKIEGKPTLADGIAVKKPGEITFEIIKKYVDDMVMVNEEEIADAILFSS, from the coding sequence GTGGTCGCTCTGAGGGATATCAGGGAAGCACAGGAGATTTTGAAGGGTGTCGTGCACAGAACAGCCCTCACTTACAGTTCCGTTCTGAGTGAGATCAGTGGTGGCGAGATATATCTGAAGATGGAAAATCTTCAAAAGACAGGAGCTTTCAAAATAAGAGGAGCTTACAACAAAATAGCACATCTGGGTGAAGAGGAGAGAAAGAAGGGTGTGGTAGCAGCATCAGCTGGAAATCACGCTCAGGGGGTGGCACTCGCTGCCAAGATTTTCGGTATTCCTGCAACAATTGTGATGCCCAGGTACGCACCGCTTTCAAAGGTCACAAGAACGAAAAAACTCGGTGCACAGGTGATCCTGGAAGGTGATGTGTTCGATGAGGCGTACGAGGCGGCGCTGAGGATTCAGGAAAGAACGGGTGCAGTCTTTGTTCATCCGTTCAACGATCCTCATGTGATAGCGGGGCAGGGGACCATAGGCCTTGAGATAATGGAGGACCTGCCCGATGTGGATATGATTGTTGTTCCGGTGGGTGGAGGAGGTCTGATTTCCGGTATTTCCATTGCTGTCAAGTCCATAAATCCGAACGTTCGAATAGTAGGTGTCCAGACGGAAAACATGCCCTCCATGATCGCATCGTTGAAGAGGGGAAGGATAGAAAAGATAGAGGGAAAACCCACCCTGGCCGATGGAATTGCGGTGAAAAAACCCGGAGAGATAACCTTCGAGATCATAAAAAAGTACGTCGACGATATGGTCATGGTGAACGAAGAGGAGATAGCGGATGCCATTCTGTTTTCTTCTTGA
- a CDS encoding ACT domain-containing protein — protein sequence MPFCFLLEQAKVVAEGAGAVGVAALLNRLDVNGKKAVVVVSGGNIDVNMIDRIINKGLVKSGRKVFIETFVMDRPGALKELLGVVAELGANVLSVFHNRSAKDVPIGFAKIELELETVDEKHVEEIERVLIAKGYEVRIGR from the coding sequence ATGCCATTCTGTTTTCTTCTTGAACAGGCAAAGGTGGTAGCCGAGGGGGCGGGAGCGGTGGGGGTTGCTGCACTTTTGAACAGACTGGATGTGAATGGAAAGAAAGCGGTGGTTGTTGTGAGTGGAGGAAACATTGATGTGAACATGATAGACAGGATTATAAACAAAGGGCTTGTGAAAAGTGGAAGAAAGGTGTTCATCGAAACGTTTGTGATGGACAGACCCGGTGCTCTCAAGGAACTTCTTGGAGTTGTGGCGGAACTCGGGGCGAACGTGCTTTCCGTCTTTCACAACCGGTCTGCAAAGGACGTTCCCATTGGATTTGCAAAGATAGAACTCGAACTCGAAACAGTCGATGAAAAACACGTTGAAGAGATAGAAAGGGTCCTCATCGCAAAGGGGTATGAGGTGAGAATAGGGAGATGA